TGCGTGCCTTGATGTCTGCCAGGTCCATCAACGTGACCTATGCCAAAACGGAAGGGACGCTGCTACCGGGTTTCCTGCCAACGGCCCGTAATTTTGGATTGGCAGATGGTTTTGGAGCGCCGGGGCTGGGCTTTGTCCTGGGTAAGCAGTATAACCTGGATGAACTCTACAACCGCGCTGACCGCGAGAATTGGTACACAGACAGCAGTCAGTACCTGAACACGCCGCTGAGTTCCCTGTCTTCTACCAACATCACGGCCCGCGCCACCATAGAACCGTTCCGCAACTTCATTCTCACCTTAGACGGAGCCATGAACAAGTCTGAGATTGACGAGGTGTATTACAGAAGAGACTCGGCCAAGGTGGTACAGCGCCAGAACCCGTTCACTACCGGTTCTTACCGCGTGTCTTTCATTGCGGTGCAAACCATGTTTGAGTCTAAGGCAGGAAACCGGTCGGCGGCGTTTGAGAACTTCATCAGAAACCGCGCCACGGTAGCCGGCCGTCTCAATGCGGCCAGCCCAAGCGGCGGCTATGGCCTGAACTCGCAGGATGTCTTGATAGCCTCGTTTGTGCACGCCTACCAGGGCAAGGACATCAACGGCTATGAGGCCGAACCAAGTGATCCGTTTGACGCCATTCCATTGCCCAACTGGCGTTTGGAGTACAACGGTCTGTCGCAGTTGCCGTTCTTCCAAAAATATTTCAGTTCGTTTACGCTGAGCCATTCGTACCAGTCCAACTTCACGCTGGCCAATTTCAGTACGTCCCTGGACTACCAGTTTGAGCCGGCTGGCTTCCCAGACAGGGTCAATGATTTAGGCGAAGTGATTCCGTACCACATCATCAACCAGGTGTCCATCACAGAAACCATGGCGCCGTTGATTGGCATTAACTTCAGGACCAAAGGCCAGCTGACCGGTAGAATGGAATACCGCACCGAGCGCGCCCTGCTCCTAAACATGTCCAATGCCCAGGTGACGGAGAACGGCGTGAAAGACTACGTGGTGGGCTTTGGCTACAGCACTACCAACTTTAGAGTGCCGTTCAGGATTGGCGGCCAGCGCAAAACCCTGGAAAATGAGTTGACCATGCGCCTGGACCTGACCGTTAGAGACAATGTAACCATTCAGCGCACCATTGGCGTAGACGCTAACGGGCAGGAGTACCAGAACAACCTGGTGACCAGCGGAAGCTTGCAGGTGCAACTGCGGCCCACCATTGACTACGTAGTGAGCCAGCGCCTGAACCTGCAGTTCTACTTCACCAAGAACATCAATGATCCCAAGGTGGCCAACGCCTTCCGCAACACCATGACCGAGGGCGGTATTCAGCTTAGATTCAGTTTATCTGACTAAGACGTACCGCAAAGCCAAAAAAGAATGTATTTTTGAAGCAAACTTAATCACATACCACATGAACTTTCCAGAGGAGCTAAAATACACCAAAGACCACGAGTGGATTAGAATTGAAGGCGATGTAGCCTACGTGGGCATCACAGATTTCGCGCAGCGTGAGCTGGGTGACATTGTGTATGTAGACATTGACACGCTGGACAAAAACGTAGCCAAGGACGAAGTGTTTGGTACCGTTGAAGCCGTGAAAACCGTTTCTGACCTGTTCAGCCCCTTGAGCGGCCAGGTGTTGGAAATCAACGACAAACTGGACGGCAACCCAGAACTGGTAAACTCTGATGCGTACGGTGACGGCTGGATGATCAAGATGTCTGTTGACAACGCCGGTGAAGTGGCAGAATTACTTTCTGCTTCTGCGTACAAAGAACTGGTAGGCGCTTAATGACAAACCTGGGTGCGTAGCCATTATTATGCACCTGCGCTGGGGTGGGCAGTGGTGATCCTGATTGGGACGCTGCTGCCCGCCAACGCGCTCCCTCCTGCCCCGCAATGGGACTTTCTCACCTTTGATTCTTTGGTCCACGCCATCCTGTTTGGCACCCAGCTGGTTCTCTTGCTCTGGGCCTTGCACAAAGACCCCTCCGTTACTCTTACTTCTGGCACCATTTTTCTGGCCTTCTTGTTGGTGGTTTGCTTTGGCGTGGGCGTAGAATTCCTGCAGGGGGCCATGCCCTTCGGGCGGATGACCAGCGCCGTAGACGCCATCAGTAACGCTGTGGGTGGTCTTTTTGGGCTGAGCTTCTGGTGGCTGAGCCGTCGTTTTTAGGCTATTTCCCAGAAAACAGGCCAAAAACGGAAAATGCGTATCTTGCTGTTTATGAATAGGATTCTTTACGTTCTTCTCGCACTCATCACATTGCCGGCCCTGGGCCAGGAAATGCAGCGCGTGCGGCAGACCATTGCCCATCTGGCCTCGCCGGAGCTGCATGGCAGAGGCTACGCCTTTAAGGGAGACAGCCTGGCCGCCCACTACCTCCAGCAACAATATACCAGCCTTGGCCTACAGCCGTTTGCGGGTTCCTATCTACAGCACTTCACGCTGCCCGTCAACATCCTGGACAATCAGTTAAGCCTGAAGATTGACGGCAAAGCCCTGACGCCCGGCGTTGATTTCCTGGCACATGCCGCCTCTGCCGCCGGCCAGGGAAAAGGATTTGTATACCGCATAGACACGCTCCTGTTAAAAGACCCCGACGAGGCGCAGACGTTCTTAGGCCAGAACCTGCGCAAACAAGTCTTGGTGGTACGGCAGCGTCATTTCCAGGATTTGATGAACCTCCCGGAGCCGTTTAAAAAGCAGTTACAAAAAGCCGCCGCGGTCATTGTTCTGCAAACCGGCCCCAAGGTGATGGCCACCGTACGGAGTTTCCAATACCCGGTGCCCGTGTTGGAAGTGCTGGAGAAATCCTGGCCCGCTCAAGCCAAACAAATAGAATTTGCCGTAGATGCGCACCTGGAGAAAAACTACCGTAGCCAGAACGTAATTGGGTTTGTGCCCGGCACCAGTAAGCCAGACTCTTTCCTGGTAGTGACCGCGCATTATGACCATGTGGGCCGCATAGGCAAAGACGTGTTGTTTCCGGGGGCGCATGACAACGCCAGCGGCACGGCCATGCTCTTAGAACTGGCCCGGCATTACGCCCAGCCCCAGAACCGTCTGCCGTACTCGGTGGCGTTTATGGCCTTCGCGGCGGAGGAAGCTGGTCTGGTAGGTTCTGAGTACTATACTGAGCACCCACTTTTCCCGCTCGCCAACATCAAGATGCTTCTGAACCTGGACCTGATGAGCACCGGCGAGGAAGGCATGATGGTAGTGAACGGCAGCGTCTATCCCCAACAGTTCAGTCTGCTGCAGCAACTCAACCAACAGCACCAATTTTTGCCGGCGTTAAAAGTACGTGGAAAGGCTTCCAATTCAGATCATTACTTCTTTTCTAAGAAAGGCGTACCCTCCTTCTTCTTCTACACCCTGGGCGGTACCACCACTGAATATCACCATCCCAAAGACACCGCCGGTACTCTGCCCTTGACTAAGTTCAAAGAAGTGATGGGCTTGATTCAGGCATTCTTCAAAGCGCTGTAGTACTTTTTTAAAGTACCTATCGTTTTTGGCTTGTTTTCTGGGAAACAGGCCAAAAACGATAGGTGAATCATGAATCTTCTAGGGCGGGTGTTTCCTGTTGAGGTTGATGCCTGTCTTCTTATCAAGGTTTTGCAGGCAGTTTGGGTTGAGAAGTGGTTTTGCTTGCTCATGATAACTTCAACAAGAGCAAGGATTGTTTTAGATTTCTAATCTGACTTCCTTTCCCTTTTGACTTCTCTTCCATCAAGAAAATCAACGCACCTCAACATTACCTACTCCATCTCCCTTGTTGGTGTTATCACCAATGATCTGATTACAAGTTCTGCCCAAAAAGCGAATGGTACCAAAATACCGTCGCCCCGTTTTTGGCCTGTTTTACAGAAAACAGACCAAAAACGGGGCGACGGTATGTATAACTACTTTCTTACTTGGCCAATACCACCCGGCGCACGGTCACGCCCTTCTCTGAGGTTAAGCGCAGCAAGTATACTCCGTTAGACAGGCCACCCAAATTCACTTGCAAGGCCTGGCCTTTGGCAGTTCTGGAGACTTGGATGGTTTGAATTTCTTTGCCCAGCGCGTCCAGCACCTGCACAGCCGTAATGGCTACTTCCGGCGAGGTGATTTGTACCACGCCCGAGGTAGGATTAGGAGCCACCTGCACAGCTTGCAGAATTCTTTCTTCGGCGGTGCCCAGGGCGTTGCCGTCTACTTTCACATCATCCAGGTAAAGGTTGTTCTCATAGTCTGTGGTGTGCCTGAACTTGATGATGGCGGTTTTGACGGTGGCGTACGCAGAAAGGTCAATGCTTTCCAGGCGCCATTGGGCCGCACCAGTGGGTACAAACTCCTCCTCGCGGTAGTAAGGCGAGACCGTAGTCAAAGCCCGCCCAAACTTCTTGTACACTTGCTGGAACGTCTTGCCGCAATCCGTGGAAATCTGCACCTCCAGCGTATCTGAATAGCCCGAGCTGGAAAGCAGGGAATACGCCAGTTGGAAGGTCAGTCTGGGTGCGCTACGCGAAGTTAAGTCCAGGGCTGGCATTACCAGTTCATCTACAGGTCCGTTGGCCGGGTATTCAATGTTTTGCATAAACACCGAGTTGGTTCCTGAGAAAGCGGCCTTGGTGGTCTGTTGCCAGGTAAGGTCTTGCTGCACGTTGTTGATGCTCCAACCGGCGGGCGGGAACGTGGCACTTTCAAAACCTTCCCGCAAGGGCAGCGCACTTCCTTGTACTTGTAAGGAAACGGTGGCAGTGTTGTTGGAGGGGTTTCCATCCAGGGTCTGGCCGTTGCTGGCAAGAATGGTGACCGTGACTACATGTGGCCCTGAGGCTACCTGCTGGGTGGGCAAGGTAACTTCCTGCGTCTGAAAAGAACCCAGGTTGCCTGTCCAGGTGAAGGTCTGGGCCACCTCATTGTCTACCTTGATCTGAAACTGCACGTTGGTCAACGCCCCCGAACCACGGTTGCGCAAATACACAACCGGTGCCAGGGTGTTGGTGCACAACGTACCGCTAGGCACTTTAAAGCCCAGCAAGGCACCATCCAGAGCAGGCACTTCCGGAGCCACACAACCTTTAGACGACAACAAACCGCTTCTATACGAATTGAACATGGACTGCATGACCGTTTTCTGGCCCTGGGTGAACAGGTTCATGCAGATATCATCTGTGTAGTCCATGTAGTTCATGAACATGTCACTGGTGTTGCTGCAACTGGCCTTGGGAAACGTGGGGCAACCGTTGTTTTCTTCTTCCTGGGTGGGCGTGTCTGAAACGGCATCATCGCCGCAGCTTTCATCGCCCCAGATATGGAACAGGTTGAGCCAGTGGCCAACTTCATGCGTGGTGGTGCGGCCCAGGTTGTACGGCCTCAGGACGGTGCCCGTAGTCCCGAAGGACTGGAAGTCAATCACTACGCCGTCTGTGGCCGCAGGACCAGAGTTGGGGAACTGCGCGAAGCCCAGAATATTGGCATCGTTGTCAAAATTCACCACCCATATGTTCAGGTACTTTTTGCTGTCCCAGGCGCTCTTGCCGCCCAGGCCGTCAAACTTCATGGAGTCTGTGAGGCCCCCAAATTTTTTAACGGTGGTAGAGGTGCGGGTAATGCCGTTGGTGGGCTCTCCGTCCGGGTCCTGTTTGGCCAGGCAGAACTCTATCTCGGCATCGGCGGCCACGCCCTGGAACATGGAGGGCGTTTTGCTGGCATCAGCATTGAGGCGTCTGAAGTCTTTGTTTAAAACGGCAAGCTGGGACTGGATCTGGGCCTCTGTGATGTTCTGCGCAGCCGTGTTGTACACCACGTGCACCACCACCGGAATACTCACCACCTGCCCCAACACGGGCTTGCCGTCCAGAAGTTTGTAGTCCAGCCTGTTTACGTTTCTGGCCTGCTGTTGCAATTGCGCGCGCAGGCCGGGCCGGTTTTTCTCCAGCTGCTGCACGTATTCCATGGTGCCGCAGGCTCTGGACTGGGCAAAGGCGGCGGTCACGGTCAAGCCCCAGAGGCAGACAAAGACCATTACTTTATTAAGCATACAGGGGCAGGCGTTTTTAGGCTATTTTTCAGGAATCAGGGCAAAAACAGAGAATTACAGAATGTTGTTGAGCTGCTCTTTGATCTTCTCCAGTTCTTCTTTCATCTCCACCACCAAATGCTGGATGGTAGAATCATTGGCTTTAGACCCGATGGTATTGATTTCACGGCCTATCTCCTGCGAGATGAAAGCCAGTTTCTTGCCAGTTGGTTCCGGCAGGTACACCGTCTCTGTGAAATAATGCAAGTGGTTGACCAGGCGCACCTTCTCCTCGGCAATGTCCAGCTTCTCAATGTAGTAGATCATCTCCTGCTCAAAGCGGTTCTGGTTGAACGCCTCAGAAGAGCTAAGGTCTTGCATGTGGCCTTGTATGCGGGTCTTGATCTGCTCTACGCGGCTGGGATCATGCTTCTCCACCTCGGCCAACAGGATTCTGATGCGGTCAATGTAGGAGATGATCTCATTGGTGAGGGCCTTGCCTTCATCTGCCCTGAAAACGTTTAAGCGGTCTATGGCTTCTAGCAACAAAGGCGTTACCTGTTCCCAGTTGAGGTCTTCGGTTTTGTCTTCAACGGCATCGGCTTGTAGGACCTCGGGCATTTGCAGGGCCAGCCTGAACAAGTCCGGCGAAGAGGCGCCTACGGCCGTAGCGGCGGCTTCCAACTCTTTATAATAGGTCTGCAAAAGTTCAGTGTTGATGCGGTTGCGGCCGGCGGCGGCTCTGTTTCTGGACACTTCAATGGAAAGGTTCACCTTGCCGCGCACCAGGCTCTTGGCAATGATATTCCTAATCTCCAGCTCCTTGTCTGACAGGCTGCGCGGCAGGCGCACGCTCAGGTCCATGGACTTGGAGTTGAGGGATTTTATTTCTACGCAAACGGTAAATGATTCGGTCTCCAACTGCGCGGACCCAAACCCTGTCATGGATTGTAACATAACCTCTTCTGGAAAAAGTATTTAATAGGTAAAAGTACAAAAAATATGATATTCCTTCGTTGATATGGTAGCTGGTGAACATTGCCTGCATTCTGGCTGTTCTGGCGTAGTATTTTCTTTATCTTTGAGCCATGAAATTTGGAGTTGTCGTTTTCCCGGGGTCCAACTGTGACCAAGATGTAATTGATGCGCTGCGCCATACCACGGAGCAGGAAGTTGTACGGCTGTGGCACAAAGACCATGACCTGCAGAACTGTGACCTGATTGTGCTCCCGGGCGGCTTCTCTTACGGAGACTACCTGCGCTCAGGCGCTATTGCCCGTTTCTCGCCTATCATGCAAGAAGTGGTGAAGTTTGCCAATGGCGGCGGCTACGTGTGGGGCATTTGCAACGGCTTCCAGATATTGACGGAGGCGGGTCTGCTGCCCGGTGCTTTGCTGCGCAACACCAGCCAGAAGTTCATCTGCCAGAACGTGTACATCACGCCAGAGAACACAGACCTGTTGCCTACTTCGCTCCTGGAGCCGGGCAAAGCCTATAAAATTCCAATTGCGCACGGCGAAGGTCGTTTCCATGCAGATGCAGACACCTTGCAGCAAATGCAGGACAACGGGCAGATCATGTTCCGGTACTGTGATGCCAACGGAAAAGTCACTGAAGACACCAACTGCAACGGCAGCGCCCACAACATTGCGGGTGTTTCTAACGCGGGCAAGAACGTGTTTGGCATGATGCCGCACCCAGAAAGAGCCGTAGATGCTGAGTTGAATAACACCGACGGCAGACTGATGTTTGAGGCCTTGTTACAAACGGTGAAAGCATAAGTAAACAGATACCTTATAAAGCAGAACGGCTTCTCTATCCAATAGAGAAGCCGTTCTGCTTTTAGGCGTTTTTGGCCTGTTTTCTGGAAAACAGGCCAAAAACGGATTTAGAAGTCATAGCCCATGGAGAAGTACAGCTTGGGTCCTTCGCGCACCAGGTCTTTCTCGCCCCAGGCAATGTCAAACCGGCCGTACACGCCTAACAACGTGGTTCTCACGCCGCCACCGTAGCCAAACATGAACGGGTTTCTGAAGTTGCGCACCACTACCTCAAACGGCGGACGCGGCACGGGCTGGGTGTTCACAGAGTTGTCCTCACTGAACGGATTGCCCGAGTTATAAGCGGTACCGGCATCAAAGAACCCGGCTAACTGCAGGTTCCGGAAGAAGCCCGAGTTAATAGGGCCTTCAAACAAATACTGGAAGATGGGCAGGCGCAGTTCTGTGTTCCAGAGGACGTACCGGGTGCCGTTGCGGGCGTTGTAGTTGAACCCGCGCATAGGCGTGGCAAAGTCCAGGTAGAAGAAGTTGGGCGCGTACGTTTCCAGGGTGGTGGTATTGTCAATGACGGTGGTGTCATCTTGTGCATTGAGCCAGTTGTCTACCCCGCCCAGCAAGAATTTCTTAGGAGAGGGCCCAAACGAGTGCCCGTAGCTGAGGCGGTTGGCCCACACCAGTTCCTTATGGATTTTCTGATAATGCCGAAGATCAACATAGAACTTGCCAAACCCTTGGCTCTTGTTGCCCAGGCCGTACATGCGGGTCACGCCCACTTTCATGCGGGTGCCTTCGCGCATGTTCATGCCCGTCACCACTGAGTTGTCAAACACGATCTCGCCGCCAATGCCGCCAAAATCTATGACCGCGTCTGGAATGGAGAAGTTTTC
The nucleotide sequence above comes from Nibribacter ruber. Encoded proteins:
- a CDS encoding M28 family metallopeptidase produces the protein MNRILYVLLALITLPALGQEMQRVRQTIAHLASPELHGRGYAFKGDSLAAHYLQQQYTSLGLQPFAGSYLQHFTLPVNILDNQLSLKIDGKALTPGVDFLAHAASAAGQGKGFVYRIDTLLLKDPDEAQTFLGQNLRKQVLVVRQRHFQDLMNLPEPFKKQLQKAAAVIVLQTGPKVMATVRSFQYPVPVLEVLEKSWPAQAKQIEFAVDAHLEKNYRSQNVIGFVPGTSKPDSFLVVTAHYDHVGRIGKDVLFPGAHDNASGTAMLLELARHYAQPQNRLPYSVAFMAFAAEEAGLVGSEYYTEHPLFPLANIKMLLNLDLMSTGEEGMMVVNGSVYPQQFSLLQQLNQQHQFLPALKVRGKASNSDHYFFSKKGVPSFFFYTLGGTTTEYHHPKDTAGTLPLTKFKEVMGLIQAFFKAL
- the purQ gene encoding phosphoribosylformylglycinamidine synthase subunit PurQ, which gives rise to MKFGVVVFPGSNCDQDVIDALRHTTEQEVVRLWHKDHDLQNCDLIVLPGGFSYGDYLRSGAIARFSPIMQEVVKFANGGGYVWGICNGFQILTEAGLLPGALLRNTSQKFICQNVYITPENTDLLPTSLLEPGKAYKIPIAHGEGRFHADADTLQQMQDNGQIMFRYCDANGKVTEDTNCNGSAHNIAGVSNAGKNVFGMMPHPERAVDAELNNTDGRLMFEALLQTVKA
- a CDS encoding YicC/YloC family endoribonuclease, translated to MLQSMTGFGSAQLETESFTVCVEIKSLNSKSMDLSVRLPRSLSDKELEIRNIIAKSLVRGKVNLSIEVSRNRAAAGRNRINTELLQTYYKELEAAATAVGASSPDLFRLALQMPEVLQADAVEDKTEDLNWEQVTPLLLEAIDRLNVFRADEGKALTNEIISYIDRIRILLAEVEKHDPSRVEQIKTRIQGHMQDLSSSEAFNQNRFEQEMIYYIEKLDIAEEKVRLVNHLHYFTETVYLPEPTGKKLAFISQEIGREINTIGSKANDSTIQHLVVEMKEELEKIKEQLNNIL
- the gcvH gene encoding glycine cleavage system protein GcvH, with protein sequence MNFPEELKYTKDHEWIRIEGDVAYVGITDFAQRELGDIVYVDIDTLDKNVAKDEVFGTVEAVKTVSDLFSPLSGQVLEINDKLDGNPELVNSDAYGDGWMIKMSVDNAGEVAELLSASAYKELVGA
- a CDS encoding VanZ family protein encodes the protein MRSHYYAPALGWAVVILIGTLLPANALPPAPQWDFLTFDSLVHAILFGTQLVLLLWALHKDPSVTLTSGTIFLAFLLVVCFGVGVEFLQGAMPFGRMTSAVDAISNAVGGLFGLSFWWLSRRF
- a CDS encoding T9SS-dependent choice-of-anchor J family protein → MLNKVMVFVCLWGLTVTAAFAQSRACGTMEYVQQLEKNRPGLRAQLQQQARNVNRLDYKLLDGKPVLGQVVSIPVVVHVVYNTAAQNITEAQIQSQLAVLNKDFRRLNADASKTPSMFQGVAADAEIEFCLAKQDPDGEPTNGITRTSTTVKKFGGLTDSMKFDGLGGKSAWDSKKYLNIWVVNFDNDANILGFAQFPNSGPAATDGVVIDFQSFGTTGTVLRPYNLGRTTTHEVGHWLNLFHIWGDESCGDDAVSDTPTQEEENNGCPTFPKASCSNTSDMFMNYMDYTDDICMNLFTQGQKTVMQSMFNSYRSGLLSSKGCVAPEVPALDGALLGFKVPSGTLCTNTLAPVVYLRNRGSGALTNVQFQIKVDNEVAQTFTWTGNLGSFQTQEVTLPTQQVASGPHVVTVTILASNGQTLDGNPSNNTATVSLQVQGSALPLREGFESATFPPAGWSINNVQQDLTWQQTTKAAFSGTNSVFMQNIEYPANGPVDELVMPALDLTSRSAPRLTFQLAYSLLSSSGYSDTLEVQISTDCGKTFQQVYKKFGRALTTVSPYYREEEFVPTGAAQWRLESIDLSAYATVKTAIIKFRHTTDYENNLYLDDVKVDGNALGTAEERILQAVQVAPNPTSGVVQITSPEVAITAVQVLDALGKEIQTIQVSRTAKGQALQVNLGGLSNGVYLLRLTSEKGVTVRRVVLAK